In one window of Mytilus galloprovincialis chromosome 6, xbMytGall1.hap1.1, whole genome shotgun sequence DNA:
- the LOC143079082 gene encoding BTB/POZ domain-containing protein KCTD21-like produces MFVTHIEINNCNIWREMVMADRVVKLNVGGVLYTTSKSTLTSVPQCYLCQLVTGAIRPLRDERGTIFIDRDGHIFRYVLNYLRSKKLTLPQGYKELAMLKEEAEYYDLCQLVFNVEKVLKSRRRNRNKPRNNKGGPNQRAPSNALSRSLGSDMNSLALCDENGSVIFEDDSSDYFYD; encoded by the exons ATGTTTGTCACTCATATTGAAATAAACAACTGTAACATCTGGAGAGAAATGGTAATGGCGGATAGGGTTGTAAAACTGAACGTTGGTGGCGTGTTATACACGACCTCCAAATCTACCCTTACTTCGGTACCCCAGTGTTATCTGTGTCAACTGGTGACAGGGGCTATCAGACCACTCAGAGATGAACGGGGGACCATATTTATCGACAGAGACGGGCACATCTTCAG GTACGTCCTTAACTACTTGAGATCCAAGAAACTAACGTTACCACAAGGGTACAAGGAGTTGGCCATGTTGAAGGAAGAAGCAGAATACTACGATTTGTGTCAGCTGGTGTTCAACGTGGAAAAGGTTCTCAAATCTAGACGGAGAAACCGTAACAAGCCTCGGAACAACAAAGGGGGACCGAATCAGAGGGCGCCGTCCAATGCACTTAGTAGAAGTCTCGGATCTGACATGAACTCTCTCGCCCTTTGTGATGAGAATGGGTCGGTCATTTTCGAAGATGATTCTTCGGATTATTTTTATGATTAG